The following DNA comes from Desulfuromonas sp..
TGCTCCTTATCCTTTATTAACCTTTATGTTTCTCAATAATTTCTTCAGCAATCTGTGCCGGAACCTGCGCATAGTGATCGAACACAATGGTGTAGGTGGCCCGTCACTGCGTCGAACTCCGCAGATCGGTTGCATAACCGAACATGTTGGCAAGTGGAACGTGAGCGTTAACAACCTGGGCCCCACCGCGCATATCCATTCCCATAACTTTGCCACGACTGCTTGAAAGATCGCCCATGACATCGCCCATGTATTCTTCCGGTACAACAACCTCTACCGCCATTGTCGGCTCAAGGATAACCGGCTTGGCTTTTGCCGCACCTTCCTTGAAACCCATTGACCCGGCGATCTTGAATGCCATCTCGGAGGAATCGACTTCATGGTAGGAACCGTCAAAACAGGTGACCTTGACATCAACCAGGGGGTAGCCGGCGAGGACGCCATTTTCAGCTGCCTCCTCAGCACCTTTACCGACCGCCGGGATATATTCTTTCGGAATAACGCCGCCCTTGATCTGGTCGACAAACTCAAAACCGCCGCCGGCTTCGAGGGGTTCAATACGCAGATGACAATCGCCGTACTGACCACGACCACCCGACTGGCGAGCGAACTTACCCTGTACCTCAACCGACTGGGTAATCGTTTCACGGTAGGCAACCTGTGGCGCGCCGACATTTGCCTCAACCTTGTACTCGCGCTTGAGCCGGTCGATAATAACTTCAAGATGAAGTTCGCCCATGCCGGAGAGAATCGTCTGACCGGTATCTTCATCAGTATGAACCCGCAACGACGGGTCTTCCTTAAGTAACTTGCCGAGAGCCGTGCCAAGTTTCTCCTGGTCGCTCTTGGTTTTCGGTTCAATGGCAATATGAATAACCGGCTCGGGGAAGTCCATCGCTTCGAGCAGACTCTGCTCTTTCACGTCGCAGAGAGTATCACCGGTGGTGGTGCTCTTCAAACCAACGGCGGCGACGATATCACCGGCATAAACCTGGGTGACTTCTTCACGCTTATTGGCATGCATTTTCAGCAGGCGGCCAAAACGCTCTTTTTTGCCTTTGGTCGAATTGATAATGGTCGCACCAGACTCGGCGATACCGGAATAAATACGGATAAATGTCAGCTGACCAACAAAAGGGTCAGTCATAACCTTGAATGCGAGCGCCGCGAACGGACCACCATCATCAGCCGGACGGGTCAGCTCTTCCTTGGTATCGGGGTCGATACCGGTGATCGGCTTGACGTCAACAGGCGACGGCATATAGGCAACAACGGCATCAAGCAGGGTCTGGACGCCTTTATTCTTGAAAGCTGAGCCGCAGAGGACCGGGTTGATATCGAGGCGCAGAGTTGCACTCCGGATACCTTCCTTGACTTCCTCGATGGTCAATTCCTCGCCACCGAGGTATTTCTCCATCAACTCTTCGTCATTCGAGCTGATCTCTTCGAGCATCACCTCGCGGGCAGCCTCGGCGTCAGCAAGCAGATCTTCCGGAATATCAGAAACTTCATACTTGGCGCCAAGAGCCTCGTCATTCCAGATGATTGCTTTCATCTCGACCAGGTCGATAACGCCGCGAAAACCCTCTTCTTTACCGATAGGGAGCTGGATTGGAACCGGGTTGGCACCAAGACGATCCTTGATCATTTCGACGCCACGATTGAAGTCGGCTCCGATTCGGTCCATCTTGTTTATGAATGCGATTCGCGGGACCCCGTACTTGTCAGCCTGGCGCCATACGGTCTCCGACTGCGGCTCAACGCCGCCAACCGAACAAAAGACAGCGACCGAACCGTCAAGAACCTTGAGTGAACGCTCAACCTCGATAGTGAAGTCAACATGACCGGGGGTATCAATAATATTGATGCGGTGATCTTTCCAGGTACAGGTGGTTGCAGCCGAGGTAATGGTAATACCTCTCTCCTGCTCCTGCTCCATCCAGTCCATGGTGGCAGCGCCGTCATGAACTTCACCGATCTTGTGGGAGACACCGGTATAGTAGAGAATACGCTCCGTCGTCGTCGTTTTACCGGCGTCGATATGAGCCATAATACCGATGTTACGATTTTTTTCGAGTGCTACTTTACGTGCCACTGTTCGAGACCTTCCAGATTCCGTTAAACGTTGTTACCAGCGGTAGTGAGCGAAGGCCTTGTTGGCTTCGGCCATACGGTGGGTGTCCTCTTTTTTCTTGACCGAAGATCCGCGACTATTGGCAGCATCAAGCAACTCACCTGCCAGTCTTTCCTGCATCGTCTTCTCGGCCCTGGATCGGGAATAAGTGATGATCCAGCGCATGGCGAGGGCGTTGCGGCGATCCAGACGGACCTCTACCGGAACCTGGTAAGTCGAGCCGCCGACACGTCGGGACTTGACTTCTACGACAGGGCGAACGTTTTCGAGAGCTTTCCTGAAGAGTTCGATGGAACCTTCATCACCACGCTCTTCAAGCAGATCAAATGCGCCATAAACAATCTTCTCAGCCGTGCTCCGCTTGCCGTCGAGCATCAGGTTGTTGATAAACTTGGCAACCTGACGATCACTAAACTTCGGATCCGGCAGGATTTCGCGCTTTGGAACTTCTCTTCTTCTAGGCATAACGTCCTCTCAGACTCTCAATTTCTTTACTTGGGGCGTTTCGCGCCATACTTGGAGCGACCCTGACGACGATCCTGAACACCGGCGAGGTCAAGGGAACCACGGACAATGTGATAACGAACACCCGGCAAATCCTTGACACGGCCTCCGCGAATCAGAACAACGGAGTGTTCCTGGAGGTTATGACCGACACCCGGGATGTACGACGTAACAACAATCCCATTGGTCAGACGGACACGAGCAACCTTGCGCAAAGCCGAGTTCGGCTTCTTCGGGGTTGTCGTATATACACGGGTACACACACCACGCTTCTGAGGATTACTCTGAAGCGCCGGCGCCGTCGACTTTTTAACTTTGCTTTTGCGTCCCTTGCGGATCAACTGATTGATAGTCGGCATCTAATTCTTCTCCCGAAAATCGCTATTCATAAAGTAAAAGAACAAAAGTTTTCCTACGAGTCTTTCCTCGCGGAAAACTCGCCGAATTTAGCAACCCGCCACGCCCTTGTCAAGGACTTTTTTCAGGCGGGAGATTATTTATGCATTGACCGCTTTCAGTCCTGGCTGACAGCCTCTTCATCGCTTGCCGAATCCTCGACAACAGCTGCCACCTCACCGAGTTCTTCGGCGACCTCGGCATCGACCCCTTCACCGACAATTTCCGGCATCTCCTCCGGATCTTCAATCAGCAACTGGGCGCCACGATACTTCATCACACCGGTGCCGGCCGGGATCAGGCGACCCATGATAACGTTCTCCTTGAGGCCGCGCAGGGAATCGGTCTTCCCTTCGATTGCTGCCTGGGTCAGAACCTTGGTCGTCTCCTGGAATGAAGCCGCCGAGATAAAGGAATCGGTCGACAGTGAGGCCTTGGTGATGCCGAGCATCAATGGCTCGCCGACCGCCGGGGTTCCACCATCGGCCAGAACCCGCTGGTTCTCTTCTTCGAAGACAACCCGTTCAACCTGATCATCAAGCAGGAACCTGGTGTCACCGACATCCTTGACCCTGATACGACGAAGCATCTGACGAACGATCGTCTCGATGTGCTTGTCGTTAATCTTGACCCCCTGCAATCGGTAGACTTCCTGAACCTCGTCAACCAGATATTTCGAGAGTTCTTTCTCGCCAAGAACACGGAGAATGTCATGCGGATTGCTCGAACCATCCATCAACGGCTCACCGGCGCGGATAACGTCCCCTTCGTGGACGCTGATATGCTTACCCTTCGGAATCAGGTATTCTTTCGATTCGCCAACGTCCGGAGTCACAACCACCTTGCGCTTGCCTTTGGTGTCCTTACCAAACGTAACGGTTCCGTCGATCTCCGAAATAACGGCGAACTCTTTCGGCTTACGTGCTTCAAAGAGCTCGGCAACACGAGGCAGACCACCGGTAATATCCTTGGTCTTGGTCGTCTCACGCGGGATCTTGGCAATAATCTCACCGGCACTGAGCTCGCTATCCTCGGTAATGACAATATTGGCACCAACCGGCATCATATAACGGGCCGGACCACCGTTTGGCAGCTTGGCAGTCTTGCCGTCCTTGTCCTTAAGCGAAATCCGCGGCCGCTTGTCAGCAGCCTTGGTTTCGATAATAACCTTACGGGAAAGGCCGGTGACATCGTCAACCTGCTCTTCCATGGTAATGCCTTCGATCAGGTCACCAAACTTGACTTTACCGGAAACCTCGGTCAGGATCGGCATGGTGAACGGATCCCATTCAGCGAGCAGAGCTCCCTGTTTGACCTTGCCGCCATCAGCAATCGGCAGCATCGCTCCGTAAACAACACCATAACGTTCACGTTCGCGCCCTGTTTCATCAACAACTGCAATTTCGGCGTTACGGTTCATAACAATGTACTGGCCTTTACTGTTCTGAACCGTCTTGATATCGATATACTTCAGAGTTCCTTCGAAGCGCGACTCAAGCGATGTCTGCTCAGCTTTTCGCGATGCCGTACCGCCGATATGGAAAGTCCGCATGGTCAGCTGGGTCCCCGGCTCACCAATTGACTGGGCAGCAATAACGCCAACTGCCTCCCCGAGATTAACCATGTGCCCCCGGGCCAGATCACGCCCGTAGCAGGTCGTACAGATACCGTGCTTGCTCTGGCAGGTCAGGACCGAACGGATCTTCAGCCTTTCGATACCGGCATCCTCGATCCGCTTGACCAGAGCTTCATCAATCTCATGATTCATTTCAACAAGGATTTCATCGGTAACCGGATCGAGCACATCATCAAGAGCGGTCCGGCCTAGAATGCGGTCGCCCAATGGTTCAATAACTTCACCACCTTCGGTCAGTGACGAAACCTCGATACCATCGAGAGTGCCGCAGTCAAACTCGGTAATAATTGCGTCCTGGGCAACATCGACCAGACGCCGGGTCAGATAACCTGAGTTTGCTGTTTTCAGCGCCGTATCGGCCAAACCCTTACGGGCACCGTGAGTCGAGATGAAGTACTGAAGAACGGTCAGACCTTCAC
Coding sequences within:
- a CDS encoding 30S ribosomal protein S7, coding for MPRRREVPKREILPDPKFSDRQVAKFINNLMLDGKRSTAEKIVYGAFDLLEERGDEGSIELFRKALENVRPVVEVKSRRVGGSTYQVPVEVRLDRRNALAMRWIITYSRSRAEKTMQERLAGELLDAANSRGSSVKKKEDTHRMAEANKAFAHYRW
- a CDS encoding 30S ribosomal protein S12 encodes the protein MPTINQLIRKGRKSKVKKSTAPALQSNPQKRGVCTRVYTTTPKKPNSALRKVARVRLTNGIVVTSYIPGVGHNLQEHSVVLIRGGRVKDLPGVRYHIVRGSLDLAGVQDRRQGRSKYGAKRPK